Proteins from a single region of Carassius gibelio isolate Cgi1373 ecotype wild population from Czech Republic chromosome A5, carGib1.2-hapl.c, whole genome shotgun sequence:
- the traf2b gene encoding TNF receptor-associated factor 2 isoform X1, producing the protein MLLMISTVGPVGKWKAMARPSLPSSLDSTLPGISREVLSVSMEPKYQCQQCKDILRKPFQAQCGHRFCVFCFKQLTSSGPIPCEACRAEGIFEETVSVLNIEVAFPDNAARREIDSLPAKCPNEGCSWSGTLKEYEAQHEGRCDFERIKCEACQALILSSEKDRHNERECEARTLNCKYCKVTFNFKEIKAHDEICQKFPMQCKDCGKKKIPREKFQEHIKSCAKSKSACQFREIGCRAVVDNSKQQDHEQTSVMEHMRLLLSVLSSLRLPAGDWQDDSGLGLYRGPEDAPPVGAHAVNHNAGRGGSPGVQQKVSALENIVCVLNREVERSALTLEALSRQHRLDQEKIENLANKVRQLERILTTRDLQLAESEQSLRELQFCTYDGVFIWKIADFSRRRQDAVGGRAPAMFSPAFYSSKYGYKMCLRLYLNGDGTGRGTHLSLFFVVMRGKYDALLKWPFSQKVTLMLLDQNNREHIIDAFRPDVSSTSFQRPISEMNIASGCPLFCPLSKLAGKSSYLRDDTIFIKAIVDLTGL; encoded by the exons ATGTTGTTG ATGATCAGCACAGTGGGCCCTGTTGGTAAATGGAAGGCAATGGCACGTCCATCTTTACCATCCTCATTGGACTCCACATTACCTGGAATATCTCGAGAAGTGCTGTCTGTGTCCATGGAACCAAAATATCAATGTCAGCAGTGCAAAGATATTCTTAGAAAACCTTTCCAAGCACAGTGTGGACATCGCTTCTGTGTGTTCTGTTTCAAACAACTCACCAG CTCAGGGCCCATACCCTGCGAAGCCTGTCGTGCTGAGGGTATATTTGAAGAGACCGTGTCAGTGCTCAATATTGAAGTG GCATTTCCTGATAATGCCGCACGAAGAGAAATTGATAGCTTGCCTGCAAAATGTCCAAATGAAGGATGTAGTTGGTCTGGAACACTGAAAGAGTATGAG GCTCAACATGAAGGTCGTTGTGACTTTGAACGTATAAAATGTGAAGCATGTCAAGCACTCATCTTGTCAAGTGAGAAAGATCGCCACAATGAGCGGGAATGTGAGGCCAGAACCCTGAACTGCAAATACTGCAAGGTCACATTCAACTTTAAAGAAATTAAG GCTCATGATGAAATATGTCAGAAATTTCCCATGCAGTGCAAAGACTGTGGTAAAAAGAAAATCCCCAGAGAAAAG tttcaagaGCACATCAAGTCTTGTGCAAAGTCTAAATCGGCGTGCCAGTTCAGAGAAATTGGCTGCAGGGCAGTG GTTGACAATAGTAAGCAGCAGGATCATGAGCAGACCAGTGTGATGGAACACATGCGTCTCTTGCTGTCTGTGCTGTCCTCTCTGCGTCTGCCGGCCGGAGATTGGCAGGACGATTCTGGACTAGGATTGTATCGCGGACCTGAAGACGCACCTCCAGTGGGGGCTCATGCTGTTAACCATAATGCAGGAAGAGGAGGCAGTCCGGGTGTACAGCAGAAAGTCTCAGCATTGGAGAACAtagtgtgtgtgttgaacagggAGGTGGAGCGATCGGCCCTCACCCTGGAGGCACTATCCCGTCAACATCGGCTAGACCAGGAAAAGATAGAGAACTTGGCAAACAAG GTGCGACAGCTGGAACGGATTTTAACCACGCGAGATCTACAGTTGGCCGAATCAGAGCAGTCCTTGCGGGAGCTGCAGTTTTGTACATATGATGGAGTGTTCATTTGGAAAATAGCAGACTTCTCTCGTCGCAGACAAGATGCAGTCGGGGGCCGGGCACCTGCCATGTTCTCACCTG CGTTCTACTCCAGTAAATATGGGTATAAGATGTGTCTGAGACTATACCTGAATGGTGATGGCACAGGAAGGGGCACGCATCTTTCTCTATTCTTTGTGGTCATGAGGGGCAAATATGATGCACTGCTGAAGTGGCCCTTTAGCCAGAAG GTGACATTGATGTTGTTGGACCAGAACAACAGAGAGCACATCATTGACGCCTTCAGGCCTGACGTGAGCTCCACATCCTTCCAGAGGCCCATCAGTGAAATGAACATAGCCAGCGGTTGCCCTCTCTTCTGCCCTCTCTCTAAGCTGGCAGGCAAAAGCTCATATCTTCGAGATGACACCATATTTATTAAAGCCATTGTCGACCTCACTGGCTTATAA
- the traf2b gene encoding TNF receptor-associated factor 2 isoform X2, producing the protein MISTVGPVGKWKAMARPSLPSSLDSTLPGISREVLSVSMEPKYQCQQCKDILRKPFQAQCGHRFCVFCFKQLTSSGPIPCEACRAEGIFEETVSVLNIEVAFPDNAARREIDSLPAKCPNEGCSWSGTLKEYEAQHEGRCDFERIKCEACQALILSSEKDRHNERECEARTLNCKYCKVTFNFKEIKAHDEICQKFPMQCKDCGKKKIPREKFQEHIKSCAKSKSACQFREIGCRAVVDNSKQQDHEQTSVMEHMRLLLSVLSSLRLPAGDWQDDSGLGLYRGPEDAPPVGAHAVNHNAGRGGSPGVQQKVSALENIVCVLNREVERSALTLEALSRQHRLDQEKIENLANKVRQLERILTTRDLQLAESEQSLRELQFCTYDGVFIWKIADFSRRRQDAVGGRAPAMFSPAFYSSKYGYKMCLRLYLNGDGTGRGTHLSLFFVVMRGKYDALLKWPFSQKVTLMLLDQNNREHIIDAFRPDVSSTSFQRPISEMNIASGCPLFCPLSKLAGKSSYLRDDTIFIKAIVDLTGL; encoded by the exons ATGATCAGCACAGTGGGCCCTGTTGGTAAATGGAAGGCAATGGCACGTCCATCTTTACCATCCTCATTGGACTCCACATTACCTGGAATATCTCGAGAAGTGCTGTCTGTGTCCATGGAACCAAAATATCAATGTCAGCAGTGCAAAGATATTCTTAGAAAACCTTTCCAAGCACAGTGTGGACATCGCTTCTGTGTGTTCTGTTTCAAACAACTCACCAG CTCAGGGCCCATACCCTGCGAAGCCTGTCGTGCTGAGGGTATATTTGAAGAGACCGTGTCAGTGCTCAATATTGAAGTG GCATTTCCTGATAATGCCGCACGAAGAGAAATTGATAGCTTGCCTGCAAAATGTCCAAATGAAGGATGTAGTTGGTCTGGAACACTGAAAGAGTATGAG GCTCAACATGAAGGTCGTTGTGACTTTGAACGTATAAAATGTGAAGCATGTCAAGCACTCATCTTGTCAAGTGAGAAAGATCGCCACAATGAGCGGGAATGTGAGGCCAGAACCCTGAACTGCAAATACTGCAAGGTCACATTCAACTTTAAAGAAATTAAG GCTCATGATGAAATATGTCAGAAATTTCCCATGCAGTGCAAAGACTGTGGTAAAAAGAAAATCCCCAGAGAAAAG tttcaagaGCACATCAAGTCTTGTGCAAAGTCTAAATCGGCGTGCCAGTTCAGAGAAATTGGCTGCAGGGCAGTG GTTGACAATAGTAAGCAGCAGGATCATGAGCAGACCAGTGTGATGGAACACATGCGTCTCTTGCTGTCTGTGCTGTCCTCTCTGCGTCTGCCGGCCGGAGATTGGCAGGACGATTCTGGACTAGGATTGTATCGCGGACCTGAAGACGCACCTCCAGTGGGGGCTCATGCTGTTAACCATAATGCAGGAAGAGGAGGCAGTCCGGGTGTACAGCAGAAAGTCTCAGCATTGGAGAACAtagtgtgtgtgttgaacagggAGGTGGAGCGATCGGCCCTCACCCTGGAGGCACTATCCCGTCAACATCGGCTAGACCAGGAAAAGATAGAGAACTTGGCAAACAAG GTGCGACAGCTGGAACGGATTTTAACCACGCGAGATCTACAGTTGGCCGAATCAGAGCAGTCCTTGCGGGAGCTGCAGTTTTGTACATATGATGGAGTGTTCATTTGGAAAATAGCAGACTTCTCTCGTCGCAGACAAGATGCAGTCGGGGGCCGGGCACCTGCCATGTTCTCACCTG CGTTCTACTCCAGTAAATATGGGTATAAGATGTGTCTGAGACTATACCTGAATGGTGATGGCACAGGAAGGGGCACGCATCTTTCTCTATTCTTTGTGGTCATGAGGGGCAAATATGATGCACTGCTGAAGTGGCCCTTTAGCCAGAAG GTGACATTGATGTTGTTGGACCAGAACAACAGAGAGCACATCATTGACGCCTTCAGGCCTGACGTGAGCTCCACATCCTTCCAGAGGCCCATCAGTGAAATGAACATAGCCAGCGGTTGCCCTCTCTTCTGCCCTCTCTCTAAGCTGGCAGGCAAAAGCTCATATCTTCGAGATGACACCATATTTATTAAAGCCATTGTCGACCTCACTGGCTTATAA